The following nucleotide sequence is from Cricetulus griseus strain 17A/GY chromosome 9, alternate assembly CriGri-PICRH-1.0, whole genome shotgun sequence.
aagaatcagGGATATTTTCGAGACTCAAGGGTCCTGTTCCCTTCCTAAAAGCCCTCACTAGTCAGGACACCTGCTCTCCCACCAAGAGACATTTGGACACCAAGAACCTTATTCTTATTTGGAGTTCATGTGTCTAGTCTCCTGTACCCTGAATCCCATCTTGGGAACCCACCAGTCTCTCAGGTATACAGATGCATAGTTATggtacagtacacacacacacacacacacagagagagagagagagagagagagagagagagagagagagtcatttgATCAAAGTTCTTCTCCGCTCACCTGCCTGTAATTTTAAGGTGGAACTGTAACATGAAGAAGCAGTGAAGGGGCAGGTCTGGGTGCTGATGAAGTCCGGAAGACACTCCTGGTCAAGCCTGCCCACACAGGTTGGACAAAATTTGGTAGAAGACACTGTGTACTTAGGCTCAGTGGACTTCAGTCTCACAAAAGGTTCCAAGTTGGTTATATTGTTGCAGAGATAGGTCCTGCAGACTTGGCTGTAGGAGGAGATCGACACTCCGGGTGGAGACACGAGGTAGGAGATTTGTGGGGGGTAAGATAAGGCTGAGGTGCAGCCTTTAAAACTCACAATGCCCCTACTGGTCCCTGAGGAACAGGGGATTAGAGAGTGGGATCAGTGTCACTGGCCCCTCTCAGGCTATCTCCCTTCCTAGCCCCTCTGTTTCCTGGGCCCTTCTAGCCCCTGCTTGCCTCTTCCAGTGCCCACTCACTGTGCCTGCGTGGGGCAGAGAATCTGGGGTCTTTATCTGTGTCTCCTAATCCTTCTTAGGGGAGCCTCTCTGCTGCCCTGGCTCCTATGACTtcacccttccctctcccccagggATCTGTATACGTCCATCCTACACTACAGGTATCTGAGACCACACTACAGGTATCTGACTGAGACCTACCCCATTCTGGCCAGTAATCTCTACTCCTCACTTTCACTCCTTAACCTCCCCCAAAGCAGTCGCTCTAACGGTCGCTCTAGCAGTCTTTTAACTTTGTGTGCCCTGGAGGAACACAAGTGTCTTACAAgcttgcctttttattttgtgcatttgGTCATGCTACTATCTAAAATAATCAGCACTATGCTTTTATTACCAATTTCTATACaggtgtgcttgtgtgcatgcgtgtgtgtgtgtgtgtgtgtgtgtgtgtgtgtgtgtgtgcgtgcgcgcgcgcgcgcgcgcgcgtgcgcgcacgcgcgcagaTGTGTGATCCTAATCCTGGCTTCTGGAAGTATAGCTAAGAAGGAGGGCGAGCGGAAGGGTGAGCATTAGGAGGTACATCACCTGTCTCAATGTACACTATCGTCTCCTCGCAGCCCTCTCTCAGCTTACACACCATGCTCCTCAACAGAAGCCACTTCCAGTTATGCAAGGTCACGGCTCTGAAGGCCGAAGCTGTGGCCTCATAGCACAAAAGAGCCTCGGTCCCTAAAGAGAGGACACTCTTCCAGTCATCCGCCTCCCACACCACCATCTTTTTGTTGTAGTAGTttctgtttggggttttttgttttgttttgtgttgtttttttggtttttggagacagggtttctctgtgtggccctgactgtcctggacctcactctggagaccaggctggcctcaaactcacagagatccgactgcctctgcctcccgagtgttgggatcaaaggcgtgcaccaccaacacccggcccacgTCACCTTCTTAATGTCAGAACACAGCCTGTCCCCTGAGAGGACTCAGCCCACCAGTACATAGGTCCAGCCAGCCTCCCACGTGTTGGGGCCTTACAGTATGCAGCCCCCACAGGACATACAAGGCAATAAAGAGATGGCCTCTAAgaggcacagcagctgcagagaTCTCAAATCCTGGAGTCCCATGCTTCTGTGTCAGGGTCCTTGAGGTGACAGATCAGACTGGAGCCAAATTCTGATGCAGTCCCAAGTTGGGTTCTTGTCAGTCCCTGAATTCTCTGTTCATTTGCCTATGGGTAACTGTTTCTAAAGAAAAGTGACCATGTTAGTAGCTGTGGTATGGGCTCCCTTGAAACCTTCAATAACACAGGCTTCCCGTCTCTGTGGTCTTCCCTACAAAATAATTCACACCCACCATTATCTgctttttcctccccctctccctggggtttctctgtgtaactgtcctggaactctgtagaccaggttggcctcaaaccacccgcctctgcctcccaagtgttggaattaaaggcttgtaccaccaccgccctggCAAAGGTGGGGGCTCTTCAAAGAACACCTCTCATGGTATTGCAGAGGTCCTCCCTCTAGCCATGGCGCTGATCCAAAGACCCACCATGTACAGGCTGTTCTCCAGCCAAATGCAAGGACATCCGAACAGCAAATTGAGGGTTAGAACTTTGTAAGCCAAGCAGAATGGATCACAGCTGCACACCGGTAACCCCAGCACACTGGAGGATGCCCTAAATTTAAGGTCAGCCAGGCCAAAGAAGCAACCCAACCcagtacatgagaccctgcctcaagcacAAAAAAGCCTGTGAGAGAATAAATGTTAATTAACTCTCAAATCCCTTTTGTTTACTAAggaaattaaaaagtatttacaACTGATACTCCTCAGTAAGGAACAATAACATCTCTACATTTGCaaacaaatggacagaactagaaaaaaaaaatccctagtgaggtaacccagacccagaaagacaaatacagtatgtactcactcataagtaaataccagacataaagcaaaggataaccagcctagagtccacaaccccagagaagctagatccctcttccagaaacagatggaagcagatatgGAGATCTATAACTCACCATTGGACCGACCTCCCGAAGGACAATCAAAGCGTGGGAGGAGCGATAATacgaacaaaggagtcaagaccatgatggggaaagccagagaatcagctgaccagttagtgagagatcactgactctgagCTGCCAACTGGGGAACtggcataggactgaactaggacccCTAAACACatgtgacaatggtgtggcttgggcagtataTGAAGCCACTGACAATGGGAACAAGATCTAACTataatgcataaactgactttatggagtccattctctatggagagataccttgctcagcctagacatgggggtgggtggggaccCTGGTCCTGTCTCAAGGAGGTGACGGGAGGACTGACAtcctaggggaggctttaccctttctgaggagcgGATGGGAtggtgggaaggagaggagagcaggaggggaggagtgaaggggaactgggattggaatataaaaaaataaataaaatttgaaagagatatttttaaaacatacaggGTCCATTGActgcaaaattaaaaatagtatctAGAGCTGAACAATAACAACGATGTTGCATATCACACACAGGAATGCATATAAAATCTGCAAGAAACTAAATATGATCTAGTTTCAGCACCAATGTCAGCTTCATATTAATATACCATGGTGGccaatgcctgtaattccaacatttgtaaaggggtggggggagcctagcggaccagaagttcaagatcaccttGAAATActtaacaagttcaaggctaacctagcCTACATGAAATCCTATgtgaaacataaacaaaacaccaaaagacaCAAACTGGCACAAGAAAATATGTAATACTTTAAACCAACAAGACTAAAGATCaccagcaagaaaaaaaagagtgagcCTAGGCTCAGCCTGTGAGGAAACTTTCCACCTAAGAGCAAAGGCACAAAGGCTAGCAGGCACTGGAGGAGGTGCTCAACTCTAACTGTAACCTGGGAAACGCAATCATCTTGCAAACTATACCCTCATTATACACCCCAAAGGCTGACACCAGTTGGAAAGCTGGGAAAGGACAAGTGTTAGCAATTAGCGGCGGGTGTGGTGATAAAGACTCTCCGTACTCTTCTGTTCATGAAGTGATTGGGGCAAGGATAAATGGGACCCCTGGGAAAAGAGGAATAGGGAATCCCAATCAAGTGTCTCAAGCCTAATGCGGGGAGAAGTCTGACAACAATAAAACTAGGCTTACAAACACCCACTTCTAGAATAGTCTAGCCAAGCATAATGAAAATCTCCACCCTCCAGTGTATGAGGAGGAACCATCTTTGCGATGATGGGCTTGGGCAAAAGGATCGGCCCGTCCTGAAACTAACGGAGTGCACAACTTACAGGAAGGTACACCATGGAATATCACACACCGTTAGAAGTAATCCATTACATATACTCATgcagcctggcggtggtggcctACGCCTTTAATTgctcggaggcagaggcacgaagatctgagttccaggacagcctgatccACATACAGAGCCAgttctgagaccctgtctttaaaaacaaaaaagctggagagatagatggctcagccattaagagcactggatgctcctACGGAGGatttaagttcaattcccagcacctacatgacagctcacaactctaCCTCCAATTCCAAAGGATCCGGCACCATCACACATAAcatacatgcgggcaaaacaccagtgcacaagcaattaaaaaaaataaaataacatttacagATGTACGCGTGCACACGGATTGACCCTAAAAACagagtacctttttttttttttttaataagacatTACCAcacccgcaaaaaaaaaaaaaaaaaaaaaaagcctgttcaCAAAACACTACACATCTCTGGAAATCACACGTAAAATCAGAAACACACTAACCACCTTAGGACGGCTGCCTATGGGATAGGTCGGGTGAGGaatgggaatttttttctttggtttttcgagacagggtttctctgtgtagctttggagcctgtcctggaactcgccctggagaccaggctggcctcatactcacagagatcctcctgcctctgcctctctgagtcAGCTGGTATTTAAGTCCTgagtcaccaacgcccggcaggaaagggaaatctttaaaaaaaaaaaaaaaaaaaaaaaggaggtgggcatgaagagatgtctcagaggttaagagcactggctgctcttccagaggccctgacttcaattcccagcaaccacatggtggctcccaaccacccgttatgagatctggcgccctcctctggtgtgcagatagacatggaagcagaatgttgtatacatgataaacaaataaaaaaaaatctaaaacagtGCAGGGGGGGAGGGGTTGGTCCCAAAGTTCCCGGGCTTTCAACTCCAAGCTAACCCCCAAGTTGCAATCTCcccaactcctctctctctctctctgcgcgtTAGCTGGGAGACCCCGTGCACGGTGTCGAGCCCTTGGCCTGCTTCTATatccccatccccccaaaaaaaacttagtgactctctccatctccatctccattctccatcatctccatctccatctccatccccCGGGGTGGTCGCGAAGAAACGAGACGGCTCCGGCTCCTTCCGTGGTCCCAACTCCCGATTGAACGCTCGGCTTCCTGGGCCCCCGCCAGCCCTCTCCCCGCGCCCCCGGGCTGGGCACAGAGCACCTTGGTGGCTTCAGTACACGTCCTCGGCACCGACGGCCATCTCCAAGTCCCTTCCACCGCCGCCTTCAATGCCACCGACACCCGGGGAGGGGAGGCTGTAACCCAGACGTGAGCGACAGACACAGGGCAGGCTGGAGGCCGCATCAAAGCCCAGCCAGAGACGCAAGGGACAAGGCGATCGGGCGAGCGGGCGAGCGGGCGAGCCGGCGAGCGGGCGAGCGGACGAGCGGGCGAGCGGGCAAGCCGCCTAAGCGCCAGGTCCAGTGGCTGAAGCGGGCGCACGCGCAGTGCAGGGCAGTGCGTGGGGGGGGGAGGACCCTCAACGCCTCCAGTTGAGCCTGTGGCTCCGGCGCGGGGGGGGGCGGAGCTGGGGGCGGGCTGGGGCGGGGCCCAGCCTCGCTCTGGTTGCGAGCCCCCCCCCCTCGACGCCCCATTGGCTGGGCGCCTCCAGAGTCTGGGCGAGAGAAGGAGGGCGGCAACGTGGGCGGGCTTCAACTCGACGCGCGATTGGCTGCGGCGATCGTTGCCGTGGAGAAGCGGGCAGGAAGGGCGGGGGCGGGCCGCCGGCGGGGGCTCTCGAACCCCATTGGTTGCGCCGCGCCGCGCTGGCCTCTCGGGCTCGGAGCTCATTGGTCCCCCGCGGGAAGGAGCGGGAAAAGCCGCTCGCGCCGGCCGTTCCTCTTCGCCACTTTGTCGCCCTTTGCCTTGGGCCTTCCTCCTGGCTGAGTGGGATTCGGGCTCCAAGGCTGTGGTAACCACCGGCTGGCGGCATGAACGTGGTCCCCACCCCCCTCTCCGGAGCTGGGTCCCCACCATCAGCCTCCCCTTGGCTgctcccccgcccccacctcctcctcctcgtgCTGCTGCTCagcacctcaccccacccccaccccacccccaccccaccccacccacccccgcTTCTGAGCGCCGTCCTCGTGCTCGGCCCCTTCCCTGGGACCCTGGAGCGGGAGGGGCCGCAGGTCCAGCGTTTGGGGGTGATGGATGGCAGCGGGAATGGGGGTGATGGGGGGGGGACACCCCTGTAAGGGTTGCCTGGGAAGGGACAGTGCATGCCATTAACTGTCGGGCGTGAGGGACAGGGCCACAAGCGCCGCGTGCAGCAGTGGttacatgttgttgttgtttttttgttgttttgttttttcaagaaaccCAATGCAGTTGGGTGCAAGGAAGAAAGTGGTGTCTCCTGAGGAGAACACCTTTGGCCTCCGTCAGGACGCGTCGCAAGTGGCAGGGACTCAATAGTTGGAAGGGattgattttgatttgttttgttttttttttttaagaaagggtcttctcgccgggcagtggtagcaGCGCGCACAGgcctgcctttgatcccagcgctAGTTAGAAGCAGATCTCAGTGACTTGGAGGCCAGCCCgggtctccaaagctacacagagaaaccctgtctcaaaaaaaaacaaataataataataaaataaataagggaagaagaagaagaagaaagggtctCGTGTAGCGCGGGGCGATCTTCAACTCCTTGCTGGAGATCACCTTGAACTCGTTGATCCTCCTTACCTCTATCCCCCAAGACCTAGAATTACCactggcatgtgccaccgccACACCCAGTCAGTTTTGGGTTTTGTAAGGTAGTCACCGTTTGCCCagactggccaggaactcacagtaATCCCCTTGCCTTTAAACTTCCAACTGCtcggattacaggtatgagccagcATGCATGGGTCAGTAAATGTTTGTTAAAGTAATGGAGTCCAAGGAAAACACTTAATGAGCAATATTGTAATCTCAGTTACcccaggaggatgaggaaggaggaTGTCaacctcaaggccagcctgtaccACTTATGAAGActtttgctcaaaaaaaaaaaaaaaagaggggtggTAAGGGGAGAATAGTTGGTTGGCATGTGTTCATAAGGCCTTAGgttcaatgtcttttttttttttttggtttttctagacagggtttctctgtgtcacccttgctgtcctggaactccctcagtagaccaggctggcctcaaactcaagagattcatctgcctctgtctcccaaattctgggactaaagatatgtgcccccactgcccagctcaatgcccattttttaaaagcaaatcccCTCTAGTGAAAATGGGATAGAAAATCTCTTGAGAATAATATTATTACTGGAgagtacaaaaaacaaaacctggccTTGGTGACAGACACtattaaccccagcactctggaagcagaggcagaggggtctctatgaatttgagtccaacctggtctacatagagtgttccaggccagccaggaaaaCACACATAGTGAGGTCTTATCTCCAACAACaaattaactaatttttttttaaatcagggggGTTGAGGAGAAGGCTCAGTCTATAGTGCCTTGGACACATgcctgagtacctgagttcaggtccccacaTTAAAATCTGGGTGCAGTGATATGCCTGTATCCCCACCCTTAGTGGTggggagctcattggccagccagtctagctaaatgAATGACCctgtcagaagaaaaaaaaaaaagtggagagcaatggaggaaaGCTATCTAAAAATGTCAGCCTCTAGGCTCCACACATCCATACATGTTTCCACC
It contains:
- the Lypd4 gene encoding ly6/PLAUR domain-containing protein 4, whose product is MGLQDLRSLQLLCLLEAISLLPWTEALLCYEATASAFRAVTLHNWKWLLLRSMVCKLREGCEETIVYIETGTSRGIVSFKGCTSALSYPPQISYLVSPPGVSISSYSQVCRTYLCNNITNLEPFVRLKSTEPKYTVSSTKFCPTCVGRLDQECLPDFISTQTCPFTASSCYSSTLKLQAGNLNTTFLIMGCVRESHKLLADFQHIGSIRVFEAVNVLEKSQAVGAGHRSPGPPWILLLFPVLILST